The Candidozyma auris chromosome 1, complete sequence genome includes a region encoding these proteins:
- the SPE2 gene encoding adenosylmethionine decarboxylase SPE2, producing the protein MVNTASDYVDHVLSANLDSTFAFEGPEKLLEVWFWPSPKDSPSEMGLRSIPLPKWKSVLDLVNCKILSMKSSAAVDAYLLSESSLFVFPHKLVLKTCGTTTTLACLDQLFDTVTESLGCKFASKDVFQVFYSRRSFMFPEKQKHVHTDWKNEVTLLNSHFVQGKSYVVGDFTSDDHWYLYMGGSQAGKCRPGCKDQTFEILMTQLDPTRARSFVTSREPGPDSVVTHSSDEEEHDLGHDQGLETMRDTGLENLFLPSSAAHAHGNFAPSVTSPFHMPSPQMSENMDLSDEEMDEKWEFAHDAFAFSPCGYSSNSVCSKNGNGFYYTLHITPESGWSYASFETNFPFSSSSPVGIVDVLVRVLRIFHPGKFSMTLVNESDHDASASFNQLLQCDAVVAKLGYSKQEKVTYDLKGAYDLLYLNFEKTAN; encoded by the coding sequence ATGGTCAACACCGCCTCGGACTACGTCGACCATGTATTATCTGCAAATTTAGATTCCACTTTTGCCTTTGAAGGCCCcgagaagctcttggaggTGTGGTTCTGGCCCTCGCCCAAGGACTCGCCCTCAGAAATGGGTCTTCGCCTGATTCCGTTGCCAAAATGGAAATCTGTGTTGGATCttgtcaattgcaagatTCTCTCCATGAAGCTGTCTGCTGCTGTCGACGCCTACCTCTTGTCTGAGCTGTCGCTCTTCGTGTTCCCACACAAACTTGTGCTTAAGACGTGTGGCACCACAACCACGTTGGCGTGCCTTGACCAGTTGTTTGACACCGTCACAGAGCTGCTTGGGTGCAAATTCGCTTCCAAAGATGTGTTTCAGGTCTTCTACTCCAGAAGATCGTTCATGTTTCCTGAAAAACAGAAACACGTCCACACAGACTGGAAAAACGAGGTCACGTTGCTCAACTCCCACTTTGTCCAAGGCAAATCCTACGTTGTTGGTGACTTCACCTCTGACGATCACTGGTACTTGTACATGGGCGGGCTGCAAGCAGGCAAGTGCCGTCCTGGGTGCAAGGACCAGACTTTCGAGATTCTTATGACCCAGCTTGACCCAACCAGAGCCCGTAGTTTCGTCACTTCTCGTGAACCAGGGCCTGACTCGGTTGTGACTCACTCGAGCGACGAGGAAGAGCACGATTTGGGCCACGACCAAGGCTTGGAAACCATGAGAGATACAGGGCTCGAGAACCTCTTCTTGCCCTCGAGTGCTGCTCACGCCCATGGCAATTTTGCTCCTTCTGTGACTTCTCCCTTCCACATGCCCTCGCCTCAGATGAGCGAGAATATGGATCTTTCCGATGAGGAAATGGACGAGAAGTGGGAATTTGCTCACGATGCGTTTGCGTTTTCTCCCTGTGGCTACTCTTCCAACTCGGTGTGCTCGAAGAATGGGAATGGCTTCTACTACACTTTGCACATCACGCCTGAGCTGGGCTGGTCGTACGCTTCGTTCGAGACAAATTTTCCCTTTCTGTCGTCGTCTCCCGTTGGAATTGTCGACGTTTTGGTGCGTGTATTGCGGATTTTCCACCCGGGAAAGTTTTCTATGACTTTGGTCAACGAAAGCGACCACGACGCCTCGGCCAGCTTCAACCAGTTGTTGCAGTGTGACGCTGTGGTGGCCAAGTTGGGCTACTCCAAGCAGGAGAAAGTGACGTACGATTTGAAAGGCGCCTACGACTTGTTGTACTTGAACTTCGAAAAGACAGCCAATTGA
- the PET9 gene encoding ADP/ATP carrier protein, producing MAAADNSFLIDFLMGGVSAAVSKTAAAPIERVKLLIQNQEEMIKQGRLSHKYKGIIDCFKRTAADEGIVSLWRGNTANVIRYFPTQALNFAFKDKFKKMFGYKKDEGYAKWMAGNLASGGLAGATSLAFVYSLDYARTRLANDAKSTKAGGGERQFNGLLDVYKKTLATDGIAGLYRGFGPSVVGIIVYRGLYFGMYDSLKPVVLVGPLEGSFLASFLLGWGVTTGAGAASYPLDTIRRRMMMTSGAAVKYKGAFDCFKQVVKQEGVYALFKGCGANILRGVAGAGVISLYDQLQVILFGKKF from the coding sequence ATGGCCGCCGCTGACAACTCGTTTTTGATTGACTTTTTGATGGGTGGTGTTTCCGCCGCCGTCTCTAAGACCGCCGCTGCTCCAATTGAGAGagtcaagttgttgattcAGAACCAGGAGGAGATGATCAAACAGGGTCGTTTGTCCCACAAGTACAAGGGTATCATTGACTGTTTCAAGAGAACTGCCGCCGACGAGGGTATTGTTTCCTTGTGGAGAGGTAACACCGCCAACGTTATCAGATACTTCCCTACCCAGGCTTTGAACTTCGccttcaaggacaagttcaagaagatgttcGGTTACAAGAAGGACGAGGGCTACGCCAAGTGGATGGCCGGTAACTTGGCCTCTGGTGGTCTTGCTGGTGCCACCTCTTTGGCTTTTGTCTACTCTTTGGACTACGCCAGAACCAGATTGGCTAACGACGCCAAGTCCACCAAGGCCGGTGGTGGTGAGAGACAGTTCAACGGTTTGTTGGATGTCTACAAGAAGACCTTGGCCACTGACGGTATTGCTGGTTTGTACAGAGGTTTCGGTCCATCTGTTGTTGGTATCATTGTCTACAGAGGTTTGTACTTCGGTATGTACGACTCCTTGAAGCCAGTTGTCCTTGTTGGTCCATTGGAGGGTTCTTTccttgcttctttcttgttgGGTTGGGGTGTTACCACCGGTGCCGGTGCTGCTTCTTACCCATTGGACACcatcagaagaagaatgatgATGACCTCTGGTGCTGCTGTTAAGTACAAGGGTGCTTTCGACTGTTTCAAGCAGGTTGTCAAGCAGGAGGGTGTCTACGCCTTGTTCAAGGGTTGCGGTGCCAACATCTTGAGAGGTGTTGCCGGTGCTGGTGTCATCTCCTTGTACGACCAGTTGCAGGTTATCTTGTTCGGTAAGAAGTTCTAA